In the Dioscorea cayenensis subsp. rotundata cultivar TDr96_F1 chromosome 12, TDr96_F1_v2_PseudoChromosome.rev07_lg8_w22 25.fasta, whole genome shotgun sequence genome, one interval contains:
- the LOC120273209 gene encoding monothiol glutaredoxin-S3-like: protein MVAIKEEGLIPIVEGSMVVIVGRRGCHMNYVAQRLLEGLKAYPTMYDVSEGFVARMMLMSNVRRILNGDDKTFVPPFFPMVFIRRELIGSLDCLIAIHVFGELIPMLKVASTIWL, encoded by the coding sequence ATGGTAGCAATCAAAGAGGAAGGTTTGATACCAATTGTGGAGGGAAGTATGGTGGTGATTGTAGGTAGAAGAGGTTGTCACATGAATTATGTTGCTCAGAGATTGTTGGAAGGATTGAAAGCTTATCCAACAATGTATGATGTTAGTGAAGGGTTTGTAGCGAGGATGATGCTAATGAGTAATGTCAGAAGGATTCTTAATGGAGATGATAAGACTTTCGTTCCACCGTTTTTTCCAATGGTATTCATTAGGCGGGAACTGATTGGGAGTTTGGATTGTCTTATAGCTATTCATGTCTTTGGCGAGCTTATTCCCATGTTGAAAGTAGCTAGTACTATTTGGCTTTGA